A part of Onthophagus taurus isolate NC chromosome 7, IU_Otau_3.0, whole genome shotgun sequence genomic DNA contains:
- the LOC111416759 gene encoding uncharacterized protein: MEDAFNDTVQNGTAVDFNPILTVNGSEDGNNTVFEEKLPIWVIFFYFGFVAFGGLLDLCLIFGLLRSKKRGIILIIIQLLFVDILTIILLVPEILLLHSETWIFPSNFCPPFLGGEILINSLSIYLIICLNFHVISIWNLHFHEASQGKNPLTSCNGDDSNECLVKKNETPTTSRNLTIDYRRKKTDVSIIFPCLLIWSVCLSLSVPQYTLATTLKVKLDGFNVTLCTVINTQYGDLLQHLLLSFKVIIPLGLLTLSFLLLIFKLYKSKTASSLSNAKNVLSTQRLIILCIMLTLTCFLTFLPRNVPYVMHTLAKNKTINDVESFKIPPLHNFYISEYEAILLAMLHYSSVPLRTLVCMVFLPTLSKFFQRRIFVCFKKEEQT, from the exons ATGGAAGACGCCTTTAACGATACCGTTCAAAACGGCACCGCAGTCGATTTTAATCCGATTTTAACTGTTAACGGATCTGAAGATGGAAATAATACggtttttgaagaaaaattacCCATTTgggttatatttttttattttggattCGTTGCGTTTGGGGGACTTTTGGATTTATGTTTGATCTTTGGATTATTGAGGTCTAAAAAAAGag gtaTAATCCTAATCATTATCCAACTTCTTTTCGTCGATATTTTAACCATAATTCTTCTCGTTCCAGAAATTCTCCTACTCCATTCAGAAACCTGGATATTCCCTTCAAATTTTTGTCCACCTTTCCTCGGAGGAgaaatcttaataaattcCCTCTCTATCTACTTAATAATCTGTTTAAACTTCCACGTGATCTCAATTTGGAATCTTCATTTTCACGAAGCCTCCCAAGGAAAAAATCCTTTGACATCTTGTAATGGAGATGACTCGAATGAATGTTTAGTAAAAAAGAACGAGACTCCAACAACAAGCAGGAACTTGACGATTGATTACCGAAGAAAGAAAACCGACGTTTCGATTATATTCCCGTGTTTGTTAATTTGGTCTGTTTGCTTATCTTTGAGCGTACCTCAATATACATTAGCGACgactttaaaagttaaattagaTGGTTTTAATGTTACTCTTTGTACGGTTATTAATACTCAATACGGTGATCTTTTACAACatcttttattaagttttaaagtcATTATACCTTTGGGATTATTAACTTTGtcgtttttgttgttaatttttaaattatacaaaagTAAAACCGCTAGTTCTTTAAGTAACGCTAAGAATGTTTTGTCAACGCAacgattaattattttgtgtaTTATGTTAACGTTGACGTgtttcttaacttttttacCAAGAAATGTACCGTACGTTATGCATACTttagctaaaaataaaacaattaatgaCGTcgaatcttttaaaattccccCTTTACATAACTTTTATATCAGCGAATACGAAGCTATACTTTTAGCGATGCTTCATTATAGTTCTGTACCTTTAAGAACATTAGTTTGTATGGTGTTTTTACCTactttaagtaaattttttcaaagaaGGATTTTcgtatgttttaaaaaagaagaacaaaCGTAG